A single genomic interval of Halorubrum aethiopicum harbors:
- a CDS encoding DUF7351 domain-containing protein — MASERTAADMLALLSDESRVDILRAVAVAQSEQAPSNSGVVPLSFSAIYERVEIENTSKLSYHLGELAGTYLRKVEDGYAFTHAGEQIVRFILAENFRRPPDIDGIETEGMCLFCGETQLEAGLDDQYFVVRCPSCDRPVTGYVVTPAQARARSGRALLESLKRKQATEFGLVQEGICPECAGEIRTEVLDANEQSLPGDVPVSYFTIDECETCLRRYSGPLTYSAAFRPPSIAFHWDRGVDILGTGWWELHRYLREGRWSAERIATDPVEYRVELRHEDAMLRVFLDAAARTTRTERVRGRDHESN, encoded by the coding sequence ATGGCTTCCGAGCGAACGGCGGCCGACATGTTGGCGCTGCTTTCGGACGAGAGTCGGGTGGACATCCTTCGGGCCGTCGCCGTGGCGCAGTCCGAGCAGGCCCCGTCGAACTCGGGCGTCGTGCCGTTGTCGTTTTCAGCCATCTACGAGCGCGTCGAGATCGAGAACACGTCGAAGCTCTCGTATCACCTCGGCGAACTCGCGGGGACGTATCTTCGGAAGGTCGAGGACGGCTACGCGTTCACGCACGCTGGGGAGCAGATCGTTCGGTTCATCCTCGCGGAGAACTTCAGACGGCCGCCCGACATCGACGGCATCGAGACGGAAGGGATGTGCCTGTTCTGCGGGGAGACGCAGCTCGAGGCGGGACTCGACGACCAGTACTTCGTGGTGCGGTGTCCGTCGTGTGACCGGCCGGTGACCGGCTACGTCGTGACGCCGGCGCAGGCGCGTGCGCGGTCGGGACGGGCGTTACTGGAGTCGCTCAAGCGCAAGCAAGCGACGGAGTTCGGTCTCGTTCAGGAGGGGATCTGTCCCGAGTGTGCCGGGGAGATCCGGACCGAGGTTCTGGATGCGAACGAGCAGTCGCTGCCCGGCGACGTGCCCGTCTCGTACTTCACGATCGACGAGTGTGAGACGTGTCTACGCCGGTACAGCGGACCGCTGACGTACAGCGCGGCGTTTCGACCTCCATCGATCGCGTTCCACTGGGACCGCGGTGTCGACATTCTCGGGACCGGGTGGTGGGAGCTACACCGGTATCTCAGGGAGGGCCGTTGGAGCGCCGAACGGATCGCTACCGACCCGGTTGAGTACCGAGTCGAGTTGCGTCACGAGGACGCGATGCTTCGGGTGTTCCTCGACGCTGCTGCTCGGACGACGCGGACCGAGCGCGTGCGCGGTCGGGACCACGAATCGAACTGA
- a CDS encoding VOC family protein, translating to MKARHIDHVNLRIPEDGVADTREFYGDGLGFGIEDALFEAGEKPFLDVRLSATGVIHLWPTAEFEPPTATNYDHVCVVVEESLEAIEAELAEAGIDLERTLESPLGATGEAAAAYVRDPFGYRIEIKARV from the coding sequence ATGAAAGCACGTCACATCGACCACGTGAACCTCCGGATTCCTGAAGACGGCGTCGCCGACACCCGGGAGTTCTACGGCGACGGGCTCGGCTTCGGCATCGAGGACGCGCTCTTCGAGGCCGGCGAGAAGCCCTTCCTCGACGTGCGGCTCTCGGCGACCGGCGTGATACACCTCTGGCCGACCGCGGAGTTCGAGCCGCCGACGGCGACGAACTACGACCACGTCTGCGTCGTCGTCGAGGAGTCGCTCGAGGCGATCGAGGCCGAACTCGCGGAGGCGGGGATCGACCTCGAGCGGACGCTGGAGTCGCCGCTCGGCGCGACCGGGGAGGCCGCGGCCGCCTACGTCCGCGACCCGTTCGGCTACCGGATCGAGATCAAAGCGCGCGTCTGA
- a CDS encoding helix-turn-helix domain-containing protein, with protein sequence MSALDANETGGWSGTRLTLDLWHPNCWAIEATRRTDGGVLAHAIYNSPKADGETPNTVKGLFTAFADTNEEVEALLDAVRASDRAGDLHELQERFGRARDAPGNVVREFFLEYDPTDMMCPTLLENGFVHSAPVRIEDGREEWQVCFVGEHSGIRESLDAVREATGAEVNIESMSSSGAGQKTAREHRLDTLTTTQREVYEHAREQGYYEWPRGTSTRELADDLEVSKTTMLEHLRKAESKLLDP encoded by the coding sequence ATGTCTGCGCTCGACGCGAACGAGACCGGCGGGTGGTCGGGCACCCGGCTGACCCTCGACCTGTGGCACCCGAACTGCTGGGCGATCGAGGCGACGAGACGGACCGACGGCGGCGTCCTCGCCCACGCCATCTACAACTCGCCGAAGGCGGACGGCGAGACGCCGAACACGGTGAAGGGGCTCTTCACCGCGTTCGCGGACACCAACGAGGAGGTGGAGGCGCTGCTCGACGCGGTTCGCGCCTCCGACCGCGCCGGGGACCTCCACGAACTCCAGGAGCGGTTCGGACGCGCTCGGGACGCCCCGGGAAACGTCGTTCGCGAGTTCTTCCTGGAGTACGACCCGACCGACATGATGTGTCCGACCCTGCTCGAGAACGGGTTCGTCCACAGCGCCCCGGTCCGGATCGAGGACGGACGCGAGGAGTGGCAGGTGTGTTTCGTCGGCGAGCACTCCGGGATCCGGGAGTCGCTCGACGCGGTCCGCGAGGCGACCGGGGCCGAGGTGAACATCGAGTCGATGTCGTCGTCGGGAGCCGGCCAGAAGACCGCCCGCGAACACCGCCTCGACACGCTCACGACGACCCAGCGGGAGGTGTACGAACACGCCCGCGAACAGGGGTACTACGAGTGGCCCCGCGGGACGTCGACGCGCGAGCTCGCCGACGACCTGGAGGTCTCGAAGACGACGATGCTCGAACACCTCCGGAAGGCCGAATCGAAGCTGCTCGACCCGTAG
- a CDS encoding aldehyde dehydrogenase family protein: MADAYNHYIDGEWVDGEGTETFESENPATGETLGEFRKGTPADVDRAVAAADEAFEEWRELSRIDRAEYLWDVYHELRERTDELGEIVTKECGKEISEGKADVVEAAHMVEWAAGDARHPKGDIVPSEIPAKDAYMRRKPRGVTGCITPWNFPVAIPYWHMAIALVEGNTVVFKPAEQTPWCAQVIAEMFEDAGIPDGVFNMVQGYGDAGNAIVENDDVDTVIFTGSAEVGHHIQDKLGGVAGKRAACEMGGKNAIVITEEADLDIAVHSAVMSSFKTTGQRCVSSERLIVHSDVYDEFKERFVDIAESVSVGDPLDENTFMGPLIEEEHHEKVTRNNEQAREEGVNVLVDRTELDDEEIPDGHEDGYWVGPFVYEADAHADLTCTHEEVFGPHVALMEYDGDIEEAVEIQNDTDYGLAGAIISEDYRQINYYRDRAEIGLAYGNLPCIGAEVQLPFGGVKKSGNGYPSAREAIEAVTDRTAWTLNNSKEIEMAQGLSADIKTDD; the protein is encoded by the coding sequence ATGGCAGACGCCTACAACCACTACATCGACGGCGAGTGGGTCGACGGCGAGGGAACGGAGACGTTCGAGAGCGAGAACCCCGCGACCGGGGAGACGCTCGGCGAGTTCCGGAAGGGAACGCCGGCGGACGTGGACCGCGCGGTCGCGGCCGCGGACGAGGCGTTCGAGGAGTGGCGCGAGCTCTCCCGGATCGACCGAGCGGAGTACCTCTGGGACGTGTACCACGAGCTCCGCGAGCGGACCGACGAGCTCGGCGAGATCGTCACCAAGGAGTGCGGCAAGGAGATAAGCGAGGGGAAGGCGGACGTGGTCGAGGCCGCCCACATGGTCGAGTGGGCCGCCGGCGACGCCCGTCACCCGAAAGGCGACATCGTCCCCTCGGAGATCCCCGCGAAGGACGCCTACATGCGCCGGAAGCCCCGCGGCGTCACCGGCTGTATCACACCGTGGAACTTCCCGGTCGCCATCCCGTACTGGCACATGGCCATCGCGCTGGTCGAGGGGAACACGGTCGTCTTCAAGCCCGCGGAGCAGACCCCGTGGTGCGCGCAGGTCATCGCGGAGATGTTCGAGGACGCGGGCATCCCCGACGGCGTCTTCAACATGGTCCAGGGGTACGGCGACGCCGGCAACGCGATCGTCGAGAACGACGACGTCGACACCGTGATCTTCACGGGCTCGGCCGAGGTCGGCCACCACATCCAGGACAAGCTCGGCGGCGTCGCCGGCAAGCGCGCGGCCTGCGAGATGGGCGGCAAGAACGCCATCGTGATCACGGAGGAGGCGGACCTCGACATCGCGGTCCACTCGGCGGTCATGTCCTCGTTTAAGACCACCGGCCAGCGCTGCGTCTCCTCCGAGCGCCTGATCGTCCACTCGGACGTGTACGACGAGTTCAAGGAGCGCTTCGTCGACATCGCGGAGAGCGTCTCCGTCGGCGACCCGCTCGACGAGAACACGTTCATGGGCCCGCTCATCGAGGAGGAACACCACGAGAAGGTCACTCGGAACAACGAGCAGGCCCGCGAGGAGGGCGTGAACGTGCTCGTCGACCGGACCGAACTCGACGACGAGGAGATCCCGGACGGCCACGAGGACGGCTACTGGGTCGGCCCGTTCGTCTACGAGGCGGACGCCCACGCCGACCTGACGTGTACCCACGAGGAGGTCTTCGGCCCCCACGTCGCGCTGATGGAGTACGACGGCGACATCGAGGAGGCCGTCGAGATCCAGAACGACACCGACTACGGGCTCGCCGGCGCGATCATCTCCGAGGACTACCGCCAGATCAACTACTACCGCGACCGCGCCGAGATCGGCTTGGCGTACGGGAACCTGCCGTGTATCGGCGCGGAGGTCCAGCTGCCCTTCGGCGGCGTGAAGAAGTCCGGCAACGGCTACCCCTCCGCCCGCGAGGCGATCGAGGCCGTCACCGACCGCACCGCCTGGACGCTGAACAACTCCAAGGAGATCGAGATGGCCCAGGGCCTCTCGGCGGACATCAAGACCGACGACTGA
- the purS gene encoding phosphoribosylformylglycinamidine synthase subunit PurS, with protein sequence MTEFTATVTVRLKRGVLDPEAETTKRALERLGFELSALRSADRFELDLEAEDAASAEARADEMAERLLANPTIHDYDVAVAER encoded by the coding sequence ATGACCGAATTCACCGCGACCGTGACGGTCCGGCTGAAGCGGGGGGTGCTCGATCCCGAGGCCGAGACGACGAAGCGGGCGCTCGAGCGGCTCGGGTTCGAGCTCTCCGCGCTCCGCTCGGCCGACCGGTTCGAGCTCGACCTCGAGGCCGAGGACGCCGCGTCGGCGGAGGCGCGCGCCGACGAGATGGCCGAGCGGCTGCTCGCGAACCCCACGATCCACGACTACGACGTCGCGGTCGCGGAGCGATGA
- the purQ gene encoding phosphoribosylformylglycinamidine synthase I, with protein sequence MTVSVVQFGGSNCDRDAVRALRHLGIDAERRWHEDGLPADPDGIVLPGGFSYGDYLRAGAMAARAPIMAEVREAAEAGVPVLGVCNGAQIGSESGLTPGAFTTNASARFQCEPVHLRVERADTPWTAAYDEGDTIEVPIAHGEGRFEIEADAHEELVDDDRVLFRYCDADGNVTDAANPNGSTDNVAGVLGERETVAVLMPHPERATLPDLGRSTDGTGILQAFA encoded by the coding sequence ATGACCGTCTCCGTCGTCCAGTTCGGCGGGTCCAACTGCGACCGCGACGCGGTCCGCGCGCTCCGGCACCTCGGGATCGACGCCGAACGCCGCTGGCACGAGGACGGCCTCCCCGCCGACCCCGACGGGATCGTCCTCCCCGGCGGCTTCTCCTACGGCGACTACCTCCGGGCGGGCGCGATGGCCGCACGCGCCCCGATCATGGCCGAGGTCCGCGAGGCGGCCGAGGCCGGCGTCCCCGTCCTCGGCGTCTGTAACGGCGCGCAGATCGGCTCGGAATCCGGGCTCACCCCCGGCGCGTTCACGACCAACGCCTCCGCGCGCTTCCAGTGTGAGCCCGTCCACCTCCGGGTCGAGCGCGCGGACACCCCCTGGACTGCCGCCTACGACGAGGGCGACACCATCGAGGTCCCCATCGCCCACGGCGAGGGACGCTTCGAGATCGAGGCCGACGCCCACGAGGAGCTCGTCGACGACGACCGCGTCCTCTTCCGCTACTGCGACGCCGACGGGAACGTCACCGACGCGGCGAACCCGAACGGCTCGACCGACAACGTCGCCGGCGTCCTCGGCGAGCGCGAGACGGTCGCGGTGTTGATGCCTCACCCCGAGCGCGCGACGCTCCCGGATCTCGGCCGGAGCACGGACGGCACGGGGATCCTACAGGCGTTCGCTTGA
- a CDS encoding formyltetrahydrofolate deformylase, producing MTRELTEITVVGGDETGLIARVTSLLFERGINIEGLDQAVRDGVFRMTTRVDTAEMTTSRGELRRALAELGRDLDVDIQVRFPSDRDARRVALLVTKETHVPEAMLEAEANGELADDGEAEIPVVIGNRGDLRSLAERYDKPFYDVGDGSGNTDEGRLLDLLAEYDVDLIALARYMRILSPEVVFRYEGRIVNVHPSLLPAFPGAEAYRQAKDAGVRIAGVTAHYVTTDLDQGPIIAQRAFDVPDGATVEEIKRRGQPLEAEALLEAVRLHLADAIAVHRGTVHVREESDADPDLGLPAAASEANPEEPVDGEPLTRPDPPTPGSD from the coding sequence ATGACCCGCGAACTGACCGAGATCACGGTCGTCGGAGGAGACGAGACGGGACTCATCGCTCGCGTCACCTCCCTGCTGTTCGAGCGGGGAATCAACATCGAGGGGCTCGACCAGGCGGTCCGCGACGGCGTCTTCCGGATGACGACGCGGGTCGACACCGCGGAGATGACGACCTCCCGCGGCGAACTTCGGCGGGCGCTCGCCGAGCTCGGCCGCGACCTCGACGTCGACATCCAGGTGCGGTTCCCCAGCGACCGGGACGCCCGCCGGGTCGCGCTGCTCGTCACGAAGGAGACGCACGTCCCCGAGGCGATGTTGGAGGCGGAGGCGAACGGCGAGCTCGCCGACGACGGCGAGGCCGAGATCCCGGTCGTGATCGGCAACCGCGGCGACCTCCGGTCGCTCGCCGAGCGCTACGACAAGCCCTTCTACGACGTCGGCGACGGGAGCGGCAACACCGACGAGGGGCGGCTGCTCGACCTGTTGGCCGAGTACGACGTGGACCTGATCGCGTTGGCGCGCTACATGCGCATCCTCTCGCCGGAGGTCGTCTTCCGCTACGAGGGGCGGATCGTCAACGTCCATCCCTCGCTTCTGCCCGCCTTCCCCGGCGCGGAGGCGTACCGGCAGGCGAAGGACGCCGGCGTCCGGATCGCGGGCGTCACCGCCCACTACGTGACGACGGACCTCGATCAGGGGCCGATCATCGCCCAGCGCGCCTTCGACGTGCCCGACGGCGCGACCGTCGAGGAGATCAAACGCCGCGGGCAGCCCCTCGAGGCCGAGGCGTTGCTGGAGGCGGTTCGGCTCCACCTGGCGGACGCGATCGCGGTCCACCGCGGCACCGTCCACGTACGCGAGGAGTCGGACGCGGATCCCGACCTGGGGCTCCCCGCGGCAGCGAGCGAGGCGAACCCCGAGGAGCCGGTCGACGGCGAGCCGCTGACGCGGCCCGACCCGCCGACGCCCGGATCTGACTGA
- a CDS encoding acylphosphatase, with the protein MSSRTRAHVYVTGNVQGVFYRATTRDAARERGVDGWVRNLDDGRVEAVFEGPESAVEELVEWCHTGSPAADVDDVDATYGEPEGLDGFEIRR; encoded by the coding sequence ATGTCCTCACGAACGCGAGCACACGTGTACGTCACCGGGAACGTCCAGGGCGTCTTCTACCGCGCGACGACGCGGGACGCCGCCCGCGAGCGCGGCGTCGACGGCTGGGTGCGGAACCTCGACGACGGCCGCGTCGAGGCCGTCTTCGAGGGACCCGAGTCCGCCGTCGAGGAACTGGTCGAGTGGTGTCACACGGGAAGCCCGGCCGCCGACGTCGACGACGTCGACGCGACCTACGGGGAGCCGGAGGGGCTCGACGGGTTCGAGATCCGACGGTGA
- a CDS encoding CPBP family intramembrane glutamic endopeptidase, whose product MASPDRTRLTLFVSVLAVSAVLLYAVSGITAVSPITLAPGYMFSPLIAGLVVCFRRDVPLSAVGLRIGRGRWLAVAAVGALPLVTLTLLVAVAVPGVGFDPTVDPTPGLELPSGVLGVIATFGLVLGLGATVNAVFAFGEEFGWRGYLLWELAPWGFWKASFAIGGLWGVWHAPVIVAGYNYPSFPVVGVVAMTVACVSFSPVYTYLVIRSESVLAAALLHGVFNGSAGLVTVYAVADDAVLNELVASPVGAAGVLAFGLAAVGIALSGTPSLTRGSAHDATPST is encoded by the coding sequence ATGGCAAGCCCTGACCGAACCCGTCTCACGCTGTTCGTCAGCGTTCTCGCCGTCTCCGCGGTCCTGCTGTACGCCGTCTCCGGAATCACCGCAGTCAGTCCGATCACGCTTGCGCCGGGATACATGTTCTCCCCGCTGATCGCAGGGCTCGTCGTCTGTTTCCGCCGGGACGTTCCGCTGTCGGCGGTCGGACTCCGGATCGGCCGGGGACGATGGCTCGCCGTGGCCGCCGTGGGTGCCCTGCCGCTCGTGACGTTGACGCTCCTCGTCGCGGTCGCCGTCCCCGGTGTCGGATTCGATCCGACGGTCGATCCGACGCCCGGGCTCGAGCTACCCTCGGGGGTTCTCGGCGTGATAGCGACGTTCGGACTCGTGCTCGGACTCGGAGCGACGGTGAACGCGGTGTTCGCCTTCGGCGAGGAGTTCGGCTGGCGAGGGTATCTGCTGTGGGAGTTGGCACCGTGGGGGTTCTGGAAGGCGTCGTTCGCTATCGGTGGCCTGTGGGGCGTCTGGCACGCGCCGGTCATCGTCGCCGGCTACAACTACCCCTCGTTCCCGGTGGTCGGAGTCGTCGCTATGACGGTCGCGTGTGTCTCCTTTTCACCGGTCTACACGTACCTCGTCATCCGATCGGAGTCCGTGCTTGCGGCGGCGTTACTCCACGGGGTCTTCAACGGGTCCGCCGGTCTCGTTACCGTCTATGCCGTCGCGGACGACGCCGTGCTCAATGAGTTGGTCGCCAGTCCGGTCGGAGCCGCCGGCGTTCTCGCGTTCGGGCTCGCCGCCGTCGGCATCGCGCTGTCCGGCACGCCGTCGTTGACGCGCGGATCCGCTCACGACGCGACCCCGTCCACGTAG
- a CDS encoding class I SAM-dependent methyltransferase, which translates to MTVEDIQDAYARYARWIDRLGWVNRLLTGRYRRRQFSHAEGRVLDVACGTGENFRYLPESTEIVGVDISEPLLERAGSELETLEREGTVTRMDAQDLEFEDDGFDTVISSFSTCTFPDPDAALREMARVCRPDGQILLLEHGRSDNGLVARYQEWRADAHYETSGCRVTQEPLSVVRRAGLSVDEAETAQLGRITRIVCDPVPTEDAR; encoded by the coding sequence ATGACCGTCGAGGACATCCAGGACGCCTACGCACGCTACGCGAGGTGGATCGACCGGCTCGGCTGGGTGAATCGCCTGTTGACGGGACGATATCGCCGCCGCCAGTTCTCTCACGCCGAGGGACGCGTCCTCGACGTGGCGTGCGGAACGGGCGAGAACTTTCGGTACCTGCCGGAGTCGACCGAGATCGTCGGCGTCGACATCAGCGAACCGTTGCTGGAACGTGCCGGATCGGAACTCGAAACCCTCGAACGAGAGGGGACCGTCACGCGGATGGACGCACAGGATCTCGAATTCGAGGACGACGGTTTCGATACGGTCATCTCCTCGTTCTCGACCTGTACGTTCCCCGACCCCGACGCGGCCCTTCGGGAGATGGCCCGCGTCTGTCGGCCCGACGGGCAGATCCTGTTGCTCGAACACGGTCGAAGCGACAACGGTCTCGTCGCACGGTACCAGGAGTGGCGCGCCGACGCCCACTACGAGACGTCCGGCTGCCGAGTGACCCAAGAGCCGCTCTCCGTGGTCCGTCGAGCCGGACTCTCCGTGGACGAAGCAGAAACCGCACAGCTCGGCCGGATCACCCGAATCGTGTGTGACCCGGTCCCGACCGAGGACGCCCGTTGA
- a CDS encoding SHOCT domain-containing protein: MTRLDRSSLVAAGIGLVALVGIGLLALVVGFPTASTTGPGGMMGGGMMGSGMMGGGMMGGSGFFLFPLTLFAFAALLAFGYVGVRAVASGGEEDQVDDGVDGEAELDPITRLQRRYTEGELTEAEFERALERELEGKEGDGDGEFDDEFGDAERSASLRQR; encoded by the coding sequence ATGACTCGTCTCGATCGATCCTCTCTCGTCGCAGCCGGTATCGGCCTCGTCGCGCTCGTGGGCATCGGGCTCCTCGCGCTCGTGGTCGGGTTTCCGACCGCGAGCACGACCGGTCCCGGCGGGATGATGGGCGGCGGGATGATGGGCAGCGGAATGATGGGCGGCGGAATGATGGGCGGATCGGGGTTCTTCCTCTTCCCGCTCACGCTCTTCGCGTTCGCGGCCCTCCTCGCGTTCGGCTACGTCGGGGTCCGCGCGGTCGCGAGCGGGGGCGAGGAGGACCAAGTAGACGACGGGGTCGACGGCGAAGCGGAACTCGACCCGATCACCCGACTTCAGCGGCGCTACACCGAGGGAGAACTCACCGAGGCCGAGTTCGAGCGGGCGCTGGAGCGCGAACTCGAGGGCAAGGAGGGCGACGGGGACGGTGAATTCGACGACGAGTTCGGGGACGCAGAACGCTCGGCCTCGCTGCGCCAACGGTAG
- a CDS encoding DUF4870 domain-containing protein, with the protein MSVETDDGEPETAEGDTTLAALAHASALVASVLRPILFLVLADDDDELVKENAKNSLNFQIVMFVAFVISGILTVVLIGLLLIPIFAIIDLVLVLIATVKANNGEVYEYPYTPSIV; encoded by the coding sequence ATGTCAGTGGAGACCGACGACGGCGAGCCGGAGACGGCCGAGGGCGACACGACGCTGGCGGCGCTTGCGCACGCGTCGGCGCTCGTGGCCTCGGTCCTCAGACCGATCCTGTTCTTGGTGCTCGCGGACGACGACGACGAGTTGGTGAAAGAGAACGCGAAGAACTCGCTGAACTTCCAGATCGTGATGTTCGTCGCGTTCGTGATCTCGGGGATCCTGACGGTCGTGCTCATCGGCCTCCTGTTGATCCCGATATTCGCGATCATCGATCTGGTGTTGGTGCTCATCGCGACGGTGAAAGCCAACAACGGCGAGGTGTACGAGTACCCGTACACGCCGAGCATCGTCTAG